The proteins below are encoded in one region of Deltaproteobacteria bacterium:
- a CDS encoding sigma-70 family RNA polymerase sigma factor: MASIPPDDAPEDAGDRELVDRARDGDADAFRVLFERYRRRAYAAAYGMLHNADDALDVVQEAFIKAHRHLGTFQGNASFYTWLYRIVMNLCIDHIRRRKRARHVDFDDAIGHDEADAPVGEEALLPRMLDGNPQRNLARRQVREYIAEALETLSDNHRAVIILRELEGMSYEEMAQAMQCAKGTIMSRLFHARRNLQKRLLELMGGETDLKV, encoded by the coding sequence ATGGCGTCGATCCCACCGGATGACGCACCTGAGGACGCCGGCGATCGCGAACTCGTGGACCGCGCGCGAGACGGCGATGCGGACGCATTCCGCGTCCTGTTCGAACGCTACCGGCGACGCGCGTACGCGGCCGCGTACGGCATGCTCCACAACGCGGACGACGCGCTGGACGTCGTGCAGGAGGCGTTCATCAAGGCCCACCGGCATCTCGGTACCTTCCAGGGCAACGCCAGCTTCTACACCTGGCTGTACCGGATCGTCATGAACCTGTGTATCGACCACATTCGCCGCCGCAAACGCGCGCGCCACGTCGACTTCGACGACGCGATCGGCCATGACGAAGCCGATGCGCCCGTCGGCGAGGAGGCGCTGCTGCCGCGCATGCTCGACGGCAACCCGCAGCGAAATTTGGCGCGGCGCCAGGTGCGCGAGTACATCGCGGAGGCGCTCGAGACGCTGTCGGACAATCACCGCGCGGTGATCATCTTGCGCGAGCTGGAGGGGATGTCGTACGAGGAGATGGCCCAGGCCATGCAGTGCGCGAAGGGCACGATCATGTCGCGGCTGTTCCACGCGCGCCGAAATCTGCAAAAGCGGCTGCTCGAGTTGATGGGCGGCGAAACGGATCTAAAGGTGTAA